Proteins encoded together in one Rhinopithecus roxellana isolate Shanxi Qingling chromosome 3, ASM756505v1, whole genome shotgun sequence window:
- the LOC115896504 gene encoding uncharacterized protein LOC115896504, producing the protein MPQASNQSPSSQRPLYVLRRNQDPQSPASILVVIITTKEEQAWQAGLHLQDDGLPATAQDTATCLTVLSSQPASCRASCCSRRADGPGTLDHTLLGNWTTQYWEMGAQYWEMGAQYWEMGAHSTGKWERRVLGNGSTQYWEMGVQSTGKWEQSTGKWEHSTGKWEHTYWEMEHSTEKWEHSTGKWDTVLGNGSTQYWEMGVYTVLGNGSTVLGNRSTQY; encoded by the exons ATGCCACAGGCCAGCAACCAGAGCCCATCATCTCAGAGGCCCCTGTATGTCCTTCGAAGGAACCAGGACCCTCAGAGCCCAGCATCCATCCTTGTCGTCATCATCACAACCAAAGAAGAGCAAGCCTGGCAGGCGGGGTTACATCTCCAGGATGATGGGCTGCCAGCAACTGCACAGGATACGGCCACCTGCTTAACTGTGCtgtccagccagccagccagctgcAGGGCCTCTTGCTGCTCAAGAAGAGCTGATGGGCCGGGGACATTGGATCACACGT tACTGGGAAACTGGACCACACAGtattgggaaatgggagcacagtactgggaaatgggagcacagtactgggaaatgggagcacacagtactgggaaatgggagcgcagagtactgggaaatgggagcacacagtactgggaaatgggagtgcagagtactgggaaatgggagcagagtactgggaaatgggagcacagtactgggaaatgggagcacaca TACTGGGAAATGGAGCACAGTActgagaaatgggagcacagtactgggaaatggga caccgtactgggaaatgggagcacacagtactgggaaatgggagtata cacagtactgggaaatgggagcacagtactGGGAAACAGGAGCACACAGTACTGA